From a region of the Erinaceus europaeus chromosome 14, mEriEur2.1, whole genome shotgun sequence genome:
- the LOC103108860 gene encoding TBC1 domain family member 23-like codes for MAEGEEVLLLPTSGGDSWENDLEDALEAGGCDLETLRNIIQGRPLPADLRAKVWKIALGVAGKGDSLASWDGILDLPEQDTIHKDCLSFLERLAVPEEKAAELLLDVESVITFYCKSRSVQYCASRGWLHLLKPLVHLQLPRSDLYNCFYAVMNRYIYRDCSLKGRPFHLFRLLIQYHEPELCSFLDTKKVTPDSYALNWLGSLFACYCPTEVTQAIWDGYLQQADPFFIYFLMLIILVNAKEVILAQECDSREDVIKFLENTPCSLNLEDAEDLFSLAQYYCSRTPASFRKDNHHLFGSTLLGIKDDDSDLSQALCLAVSVPEILQANQFQGDGVWFFVVDCRPAEQYNAGHLSTAFHLDSDLMLQSPSEFAQSATSLLEAQKQSIESGSVAGWEHLCFMGSGLEEEDMYTNMVLAHFLQGESSNGSNDRGMKSLVNKMTVALKTKSVNVREKVISFIENTSTPVDRMSFNLPWPDRTRTERHVSSSDRVGKPYRGVKPVFSIGDEEEYDTDETGSSSVSDDDRKEVVNIQTWINKPDIKHHFPCKEVKESGHMFPSHLLVTATHMYCLREILSQKGLAYIQSRQALNSVVKITS; via the coding sequence ATGGCGGAAGGAGAAGAAGTGCTGCTGCTGCCAACGTCGGGCGGCGACAGCTGGGAGAACGATCTTGAAGATGCTCTGGAAGCAGGAGGTTGTGACCTTGAAACTTTAAGAAATATAATTCAAGGGAGACCATTGCCTGCTGACCTAAGGGCCAAAGTTTGGAAGATTGCACTCGGTGTTGCAGGAAAAGGTGATAGTTTGGCCTCATGGGATGGCATTTTAGACTTGCCAGAACAAGACACTATTCACAAAGATTGTCTGTCATTTCTGGAGCGACTTGCAGTGCCGGAAGAAAAGGCAGCAGAGCTTCTCCTGGACGTCGAGTCTGTGATCACCTTCTACTGTAAGTCGCGCAGCGTCCAGTACTGTGCCTCACGTGGCTGGCTGCATCTACTCAAGCCCTTGGTGCATCTCCAGCTGCCACGCAGCGACTTGTACAACTGCTTCTACGCAGTCATGAACAGATACATCTACAGAGATTGCTCGCTGAAGGGGAGACCATTCCATCTTTTTCGATTACTCATCCAATACCATGAGCCTGAGCTATGTTCTTTTCTTGATACAAAGAAAGTCACTCCAGACTCCTATGCACTCAACTGGCTCGGAAGCCTTTTTGCGTGCTACTGCCCCACTGAAGTCACTCAGGCAATATGGGATGGGTATCTTCAGCAAGCAGatccattttttatttacttcttaatgCTGATAATCCTTGTTAATGCAAAAGAAGTGATTTTAGCACAAGAGTGTGACAGCAGGGAGGACGTCATCAAGTTTTTAGAAAACACTCCATGCAGTTTAAATCTGGAAGACGCAGAAGACCTTTTCTCCCTGGCTCAGTATTACTGCAGCAGAACACCAGCTTCCTTTAGGAAGGATAACCACCATCTCTTTGGTAGCACTTTGTTGGGGATTAAGGATGACGACTCAGACCTGAGTCAGGCTCTCTGTCTGGCTGTGTCAGTGCCGGAGATCCTTCAAGCAAACCAGTTTCAAGGGGATGGAGTCTGGTTCTTTGTGGTTGACTGCCGCCCTGCAGAACAGTATAATGCTGGCCATCTGTCCACTGCGTTCCACCTAGATTCAGATCTGATGCTGCAGAGCCCCTCGGAGTTCGCGCAGTCAGCCACGTCCCTGCTAGAGGCCCAGAAGCAGTCCATCGAGTCGGGCTCTGTGGCGGGCTGGGAGCACCTGTGCTTCATGGGGAGCGgcctggaggaggaggacatgTACACGAACATGGTGCTCGCACACTTCCTGCAGGGTGAATCTTCTAATGGCTCCAATGATAGAGGAATGAAATCTCTAGTAAATAAGATGACTGTTGCTCTCAAGACAAAATCCGTTAATGTCAGGGAAAAAGTTATCAGTTTCATTGAGAACACATCAACTCCTGTGGACCGAATGTCTTTCAATCTTCCTTGGCCAGACAGAACACGTACTGAGCGGCACGTGAGCAGCAGTGACCGGGTGGGCAAGCCTTACCGCGGCGTGAAGCCCGTGTTCAGCATTGGCGACGAAGAGGAGTACGACACAGATGAGACTGGCAGTTCTTCAGTGTCAGACGATGACAGGAAAGAGGTCGTGAACATTCAGACTTGGATAAACAAGCCCGACATCAAACACCATTTTCCttgtaaagaagtgaaagaaagtgGACACATGTTTCCTAGTCACCTGCTGGTCACCGCGACGCACATGTATTGCTTACGGGAGATTCTCTCCCAGAAAGGATTGGCCTACATACAGTCTCGACAAGCACTAAATTCAGTAGTTAAAATCACATCTTAA